One Mercenaria mercenaria strain notata chromosome 12, MADL_Memer_1, whole genome shotgun sequence DNA segment encodes these proteins:
- the LOC128547164 gene encoding uncharacterized protein LOC128547164 produces the protein MCPTQEREIQMKIIIETITHLQKDNVSETDPHPSPVSHPDQVVLVVVPPAAVPPVNRRWMNSVVYINMKSEPEQQIDNRQQEREFLKKRLAEERRKILTEDKKKEEERLERIRIEKEVRDTEKRVMKEIIEQGKKERGEERNKQQKLNEIRKTKEEKERKEEEKKRIEETRKKKEIKKR, from the coding sequence ATGTGCCCTACTCAGGAAAgagaaatacaaatgaaaattataatagAGACTATAACTCACCTCCAAAAAGACAATGTGTCAGAGACAGATCCCCATCCTTCTCCAGTATCTCATCCAGATCAAGTAGTACTAGTAGTAGTTCCTCCAGCAGCAGTTCCTCCTGTGAATCGGAGATGGATGAACTCTGTGGTGTATATAAACATGAAAAGTGAACCAGAACAACAAATAGACAACAGACAACAAGAAAGAGAATTCCTAAAAAAGAGATTAGCAGAGGAGAGGAGAAAAATTTTAACTGAAGataagaaaaaagaagaagaaagacTTGAAAGAATAAGGATAGAAAAGGAAGTAAGGGATACCGAGAAAAGGGTAATGAAAGAAATAATAGAACAGGGCAAGAAGGAAAGAGgcgaagaaagaaataaacaacaaaaattgaaCGAAATTAGGAAGACGAAGGaggagaaagaaagaaaagaggAAGAGAAAAAGAGAATTGAAGAGAcaagaaagaagaaagaaatcaAGAAGAGATAA